The segment CCTCAGTCGCCGGGGTTTCCGCTTCATCGAGGTCGTCGCGCCTTGCCCGACCCTCTACTCGCGGCTGAACAGGCTTGGAAGCGGGCTCGATCTGATCAAGTTCTACCACGACAATTCGGAGATCAAACACGGCGCCGATACGCGCGAGGTCGATATCGCCTACCAGGACCATTTTATCTGCGGCAACTTCGTCGACGAAGAGCGCCCGACGTTCATCGACATGATGCACGCGCACTACAAAGAAAGGCTGGGTGATCGTTACGTTCCGATGCCTGATGAGGGGGGGTGGATCCATGAATAGGACCGAGATCCGCATCACCGGATTCGGTGGCCAGGGTGTGGTGCTCGCCGGCCACATCATAGGTCACGCCTGCGCGGTCAACGGTGGCAAGCACGCCACCATGATCCAGAGCTTCGGACCGGAAGCCCGGGGCTCGGCCTGCTCGACGACCCTGGCCGTTTCGGACACCGAAGTGCTCTATCCCTATATCGGTCGTCCGGACATCTTCGTGGTCATGTCGTTTGAGGGTTACGAGAAATACCGCGACGAGCTCAAGGACGACGGAATCCTCGTCTACGAGAAGGACCTGGTTTCGTTCGAGCCGAAGGAAGGCCAGACCGCCTACGGTGTGTCGTCGACCCGCATTGCCGAGGAAATCGGGCGAGCCATCGTGCAGAACATCGTCATGCTCGGTTTCTTCGCGGCGGCCACCGAGATCGTACCGGTCGAGACAATGCGGCTGGCGGTTGAGCAGTCGGTGCCGAAGGGAACCGAGGAGGTCAATCTGAGGGCCTTCGACGCGGGTTGCGCCGCATTCCAGGAGAGCTACGGCAGCGGGGCGAAGAAGCAGGAAAAGGCCGCGCCGGTGGGGAGCTGATATGGCTAAGGTCGGCGTGTTCGTCTGTCATTGTGGCGAGAACATCGCCCGCACAGTTCAGGTGAAGGACGTGGTGGAATTCGCCAAAGATATTCCCGGGGCCGCGGTTTCGGAAGACTACCCCTATCTGTGCTCGGCACCCGGCCAGCAAATGGTGATTGACGCCATCGAAGAGCATGGCCTCGACCGGGTGGTGATCGCGGCCTGCTCGCCGCAGCTGCACGAGCCGACCTTTCGTGCGGCTGCCGCCCAGGCGGGTCTGAACCCTCACCTGGTCGAAATCGCCAACATCCGCGAGCACTGCTCGTGGGTTCACCACGATTCCGACGAAGCCAGCGCAAAGGCCTGTCAGACGGTCACCGCGGCTGTCGAGCGGGTCAAACGTGCCAGACCTCTCAATCCCGTCGAGGTGCCGGTGACCAAACGAGCGCTTGTCATTGGTGGCGGCGTCGCCGGAATTCGTGCGGCCCTCGATATCGCAAATGCCGGCC is part of the Acidobacteriota bacterium genome and harbors:
- a CDS encoding 2-oxoacid:acceptor oxidoreductase family protein produces the protein MNRTEIRITGFGGQGVVLAGHIIGHACAVNGGKHATMIQSFGPEARGSACSTTLAVSDTEVLYPYIGRPDIFVVMSFEGYEKYRDELKDDGILVYEKDLVSFEPKEGQTAYGVSSTRIAEEIGRAIVQNIVMLGFFAAATEIVPVETMRLAVEQSVPKGTEEVNLRAFDAGCAAFQESYGSGAKKQEKAAPVGS